GGGGACAAATCAACTACAGAGATGGAGGGTTCTATCAAACAGAGTTCATTACTGAAAGTATCGCTTTCATACAATTTATCTTAAAGCCAATATACAAGGTTTTCACTCAAACGTTATCAGCTTCCGAAGACAGTTTAAGAAGAATCATTGAGACGCATTTCCATGTAAGACTTTCTGATGAACTATTAGCCAAGGATCCACAACCATTGTTGTATGGTGTGTTTCATGCTATTCTTCCACACTATACGTGCTTTATTGATGCTATAGAACATTTGAATCGTGAACGTGTGGTGGGTATCACCTCTACAAATGCCGACAGCGATACAGGAACTACTACTATTCAAGTGCTAAGGCATATGGATCACGAGGGTTCGAGTTGGTCATTGTGTCGAGTAATAGCTGGGTCAGTGAAAAGGGGGAATAAGCTTTTCATATTCAATGAAGCAGTTGAAAGCGTCGATGCCAGCGAGGAAAACGAACACTCCAAGATCACGGTAGAAAAAATTGCATTATTGGGTGGACGTTACGTTTATGAGATCAAAGAAGCTCACAAGGGCCAAATTGTTCTTCTGAAGGGTCTCGAAGATCAATACACAAAGTATGCAACATTGTCCAGCGTGATCGAGACACCATTACCACCTATTGATTTCTTAAATGAGTCGGTGTTCAAATTGGCTCTTCAACCTCAAAAGCCAAGCGAACTTCCAAGACTATTGAAGGGGCTACAGAAGGCCAATTACATGTATCCTGCGTTAGTGGTTAGAGTGGAAGAGAGTGGTGAATGTATCATTATGGGTACTGGGGAACTCTATCTCGATTGCGTAATGGAGGAACTCAGACACACCTTCAGCGAGATCGAAATCAAGGTAAGTCCTCCGCTCGTACAATTTGCAGAGAGCTGCGACACCGAATCATTTGCATCGATACCAGTGAGCTCAAATAACAACATAGTATCGATCAGTGTTATGGCTGAGAAACTAGATGGTAAGATTGTTCGTGATCTAACGCACGGAGAGATAAGCCCTGCGGAATTGAACGACGCCAGaaagttttcaaagagaCTCAGAACAGAGTATGGCTGGGATTCTTTAGCAGCCAGAAACTGCTGGGGTCTCTCACAATGTAACGTATTCATAGATGATACTTTGCCAGAGGAGACGGACAAAAAGCTGCTAAAACAGTTCCGTCCGTACATTCTTCAAGGGTTCGAATGGGCCGTCAAAGAGGGCCCATTGGCAGACGAACGGATCCACGCGTGCCAGTTCAAACTTCTAGAGTTCAAACTCCAAAAGGATAAACTAGACGACTTCATCCCGTCCCAGCTAGTGCCAATGACACGAAAGGCCTGCTACATAGCACTAATGACCGCAACACCCATAATCATGGAACCCATCTACGAAGTAGACATTATAGTCTCTGGAGTGTTGGAAACCGTGGTAGAGGGCCTCATCAAGAGACGCAGAGGAGGCAGAATATACAAGACCGAAAAGATACTCGCGTCACCATTCATCGAGATTAAAGCACAGCTGCCTGTGATCGAGTCTGTTGGGTTCGAAACTGACTTGAGAGTCGCAACCACGGGCGCCGGAATGTGCCAGATGCACTTCTGGAACAAGATATGGAGGAAAGTCCCAGGAGACGTGCTAGACGAAGAAGCGTTCATTCCAAAATTGAAGCCAGCACCCAATGCAAGCCTAAGTAGAGACTTTGTCATGAAGACAAGACGTAGAAAGGGCTTGTCAGAGAGTGGTCACGTGGTACAAGATGGTCCGTCACTAAAGTCTTATATCGACAACGAATTATATGAGAAACTAAAACAGAAAGGGTTGGTGTGAGGCCTTTTCAAACACTCTTCGCACTACTCTCCAGGATTCCCACTGCTGTATATACAcgtatatgtatatgtatatgtatatttaaTATGGTGAAGCTTGACTGGATTTAAAGGTTTCGCCagtatttctttttctcgAAACGTATATGGCTAAAAATTTTCcaagcgatgagatgagatgagctgcgatgagatgaggtataaggaagagaagaggGTATAGAGTATAGTTATCTGTGGTTTAATTGGGTAGTTAGATAGTATCGAAAACGTAGAAACTCAATAATGGCTAAGGGATATAAGTTAAAGGAGCTACTGCAGCGCCAAAAGGCTGTTGAAGGGgcagagaagaaggaagttTCGAAACAGAACAAGAGATCTGCGAAATCAAAGAGTGAGGAAGATGCTCCAGTTACGGTGAGCAAGGAGGATTTGAAGGCCAAGAAGGCAGCTGAGGCTGCAGCAGAGGCTGAGTCAGAATCTGAGTCTGAGAATGAAGCCAGTGGAGAGCCTGAGGAGTATGAAAGCAAGGCTCTATcgagaaaagagaagaggaagttgaagaagctggCCAAGAAGCAAGAGCAGCCAGTTGAGGAGGCTGAGAGTGAAGAAGACGAGGAGGAAGAGAGTGAGGAGGAGCGTCTAGATCTTGAGAAGCTAGCCAACAgtgattctgattctgatgatgaggaagatgaggaagaggaagaggaagaggaagagaaaaagcaagaagaagaagaggaggaagaagaagaagaagaggaagatgtTCCACTATCTGATGTCGAATTTGACGACGATGCTGATGTCGTCCCATACCAAAAGACCACTGTTAACAATATCAAGGCCATTAAGGACGCTCTAGAGCGTGTGCAGTTGCCATGGGAAAAACACTCCTTCCAAGAACACCAAGCCGTCACCTCGCAGCTTCTAACGGATGAGAATATCAAGGACATCTACGACGACACGGAAAGAGAATTAGCATTTTACAAACAATCCCTCGACGCCGTCGTGATTGCTCGCGAGAAGCTAAAGAAACTAAAGGTGCCATTCAAGAGACCTTTGGACTACTTCGCTGAAATGGTCAAGAGTGACGAACACATGGACAGATTGAAGTCGAAACTTGTCAAGGAAGCCAGCGAAAAGAAGGCCCGTGAAGAAGCCaggaaacaaagaaacttgaagaagttcgGTAAGCAAGTGCAAGTAGCCACCCTACAACAACgtcaaaaggaaaagagagaaactCTCGATAAGATCAaggacttgaagaagaagagaaagcaTAACGAAATTGGCGGAGACGACTTCGATATCGGTGTTGAAGATGCTGCCGAGACTGAAACCAAACGTAAGCCAAACTTCAAGAGACAAGCCAAGAACTCCAAATACGGTATGGGAGGTATGAAACGtttcaagagaaagaatGACGCGCAATCCTCAGCAGAAATGCCTGAATTCTCCACCAGAAAGATGAAGGGTAAGGCCCCACGTCCAGGCAAGTCCAAGCGTTCCAGAAGACACTAAGTTTCTTGCTTTAAATGACGCATCCACACTAgactactactactactactacttcACTTTTATATACTGCACTACACTTAAATGTATACTAGAaaacaacatcaaaaatCTGACACCCAAAGAGCACGGAGCGTCGAGTGGGGCTACTGGCCTCAGTCGTCACTGGTCCTGCCCTGGACGCTGGTCCTGCTGAATGAAGTGTATACACGTGACTTTAAAATTTTATCACCAAAGTCGCGCGAGAAAACTCGTCGTTTAAAACATTTACAACAAGCAACTGGAAGAGCGTCTGATGATACCATTCTTGCATGAGTTTAAATCTTATATATAGGGATTGtatatattgaatattgaatatttgTTGATCAATTAGTATTGTGTTAGGTGCCCAATTACCCAGCAAGTATCGGTAAGAATAGAAATGAGTGACAACAGAACGAAGTTTTTGAACGTGTTCCCTTCTTTAGTGAAGGAGTTAAGAGACATCTTGGCTGGCTATGGTATGCCAGAAGAGGCAATCCAATGGTACGAGAAGTCATTGAACTACAACTCTGTGGGTGGTAAGTTGAACCGTGGGTTGAGTGTTGTTGATACATATGCGTTGTTGAAGGGTTACAAGAGCGTTGACGAATTGTCTGATGAAGAGTACAAGAAGGTTGCTATTTTGGGTTGGTGTATTGAGCTTTTGCAAGCGTACTTCTTGGTTGCTGACGACATGATGGACAAATCGATTACCAGAAGAGGTCAACCATGCTGGTACAAGGTTCCAAATGTTGGTGAGATTGCCATCAACGATGCGTTCATGTTGGAGGGTGCGATCTACtgtttgttgaagaaccaCTTCAGGCAGGAGCCATACTACGTTGATATATTAGAATTGTTCCACGACGTTACTTTCCAAACGGAATTGGGTCAATTGTTGGACTTGATAACGGCACCTGAGGACAAGGTCGATTTGTCCAAGTTTTCGTTGGAGAAGCACTCCTTCATTGTCATTTTCAAGACCGCATACTACTCCTTCTACTTGCCTGTGGCTCTAGCGCTATACGCTGCCGGGATCACGGACCCAAGAGACTTGAAGCAGGCCCGCGACGTGCTAATCCCATTGGGTGAGTACTTCCAAATCCAGGACGACTACTTAGACTGTTTCGGTAAGCCTGAGGACATTGGTAAGATCGGTACCGATATCCAAGACAACAAGTGTTCGTGGGTGATCAACATTGCGTTGAAGAAGGCCAGCCCAGAGCAAAGAAAGGTGCTAGACGAGAACTACGGTAGAAAGGATGCCGAGAAGGAACAAAAGTGCAGAGCTGTTTTCAACGAGTTGGACATCGAGTCCATCTACCACGAGTACGAGGAGAAGGTTGCATCCGAGTTGAGAGCCAAGATCGCCAACATCGACGAGTCCCGTGGCTTCAAGGCCGAGGTGCTaaccttgttcttgaacaagatcTACCACAGAAAGAAGTAGGCAAAGCAGAGAGGGGGGGGGAACAACCTTCAAAAGTATATAAAGGCGTGAGCCATGGGCCTTGGGCCTTGGCCCATGGCCCATGACTCATGGCCTATGACCCTTGGCCCATGGCCCTTGGCGACTAAATGTATATCCATTTGTATTAGCAAACCCCGTGACACACACGTGACCAACAATACATACACACCTCTCACCCCAATAGTCACCCCGCACGAACCAATGATACCCGGTTTCGGCTTTTTCGCtccaaaacgaaaaaacaaaaaaatctTTCGAAGCgacattatatatatataaaataaaacctTTAAGCTGTATATATCTATTCACAATTGAAGGTATATATAGTTTTGATTAGAGAGAGTGTTACATATTATTGTACATCTGGTTGTTTTTGGCTGGTATTTGGTTAATCAGTTTAGATTACACTTTTTTCCAGTGGGTAGTACATCAACTCAAACTAAAACACATCAATCAATACACAAACAAAATGGGTGGTCCACACGCTAAGACTTACATGGGCTGGTGGGGTAGCATCGGCTCTCCAGCTCAAAAGGGTATCACCATGTACTCTGTTTCTCCATACGCTCAAAAGCCATTGAacaacatcttcaacaacgcTGTTTTCAACACTTTCAGAAGAGTCAAGTCCCAAGCTTTGTACGTTATCCTTCCATTCTCTATCTACTGGGCTTGGTGGGTGAACTGCAGAGACTACAATGCATACTTGTACACCAAGGCTGGTAGAGAAGAACTAGAAAGAGTGAACGTttaaacaaacaaacaaacaaaaaatgcaGTTACGTTTCTTCTACATTTATGAACTTGTTCTATTTTCTAATTCCCCGAATGGTGCCGGCCTGTGTGGCTGCATGGATGCGTTGTAGTAGCGCTCCATGAACCAGATTTATTATATTCCAGagtaaagtaaaaaagTACACTCACACACACAATTCAAGACTCAATGACCATCGTTTGTTGCAAGGATGCACGACCGTATTTATTTTCGAGGCGTTCCCTGCTGGGGGAGTCTCACCAGGCGTTCGTATACCTCCAGTTCTAGTATCACTACAATACGTATGTATATATCTCTATTGTATACGAATGAATATATCTTTGTATGATGTCTGGTAGccgtttcgtttcgttaCCACTTTGTTCTTGTTAGAGTAGGTAGTCACTAGTCACATGACCGCTTATTCCCACATGGTAACCCGGACTTGGTGAAACCATCAAACGGTTGGAAACTTCACCGCCTTTAATAGTTAGtatttaataataataataaagatgatgatcCTCGGTTTAGGTCAAGGGGAGAAGGCGGAAAAATAGAGATCCAGGGCCCAAGAAGACGGCTAATCACGCAGCAGGATAATATTCGGTACGGAGGATTGTTTTTCGGTACATTTTGCGGAGCGAAACGGTGCGAGTGTTGTTCAAAACGAGAGGTTAATTTAACTTAACTTAACTTAagtttagtttagttttaattttaaGCGTAGCCCCTGGTTCGAGATTGCGTGTGTTTTTCAGTTGAGACAGATACGCTTGGTTGTTCTGGCttggtgtgtgtgtgtttatACTTGTTTCTGCTGAGAAATGTCATCAAGTTATGACGTGATTTCAGGGATCAAACGGTCTAGCACGCCGACCCTTTACGAAAGAGATTTCCCGAGTGAAGTGGTTTCTGTGGGGTCATTGCAGTCACTAGCGCAGCGAGAGGCGAAGGAGAGTGAGTCCTTTCAACTACGACATAAGAATGATTCATATAGTCATAGTGTTGACTCAGTGAGtggtagtaataataataatcacggggaagaagaggaagataACGATGAACATCTTTCGTTCAAGCCAAGGAGAAGACTCAAGGGGGATGGAATACTTGGTCTTGAGAATGACAGTTCGAGCCGGTTGGCTAGGGTTTATTCTGATTCGGAGAAGGCTAATTTTAACGATGTTACAGGTATTCGTATGTACGATGATATGAAGTATCGGCCTATGCATTTTCCCAATAATAGCACTGATACGACGGCGAATAGCGAGTCTGTTGCACAGGATCCAGTGCCCATTGAAATCAATGCGAAGCCGGATGTAGGTGGGTACAGGAGACCCAGGTTGCCACAGACGACAAGGCGTCGGTTTTCTTCTGGCGAGTCTCCGATGAGACATCCATACTTTAAGGACCAATTCCACCACGATGCGATTCCCTTATTCAACGATATGCAAGATGAATATATTCCAGACTTTGACTTTTCAGAGGCGGTTTCGAGATGGCAGAGTTCAGAAGATGCTAATACGCTCACGAGGTTTAACACATGGGAATCGGAGTTCCTGGATAAGAACCAGAAGGAATCTATTTTACATCTTGACGACTTACATTCGCAAGTGGAGCCAATCCCGTTGCCCAATGCCAAACCGGAGAAACAGCAGCTGCACATACCGATTTCCCGGCCGGATTCATCATCTCTATTTTCTCCCTCATCGCTCAAGACGCCCCCTGCTATGCTGGAAATATCAGACCAAGATATCGAAAGGATCGTAAGATCTATACCATCAGATTTCATTAACATGCCATTTTCACAACGGAAGAAGATCATCCAGGATATCAGCCCAGGACATGACTACAAGACGATTATGAATATCTTAAAGCGCGATAAGTTGAGCCGCAGCGGTTCACTCAACAATATTAGATCTAGACATGGATCTGTTGCATCGAAATATTTGAACTCTTTTACACCGGGGTCCAACTCGTTCAAAAGAGATGATAAGAGTTCCGTAGTATTAGGCTATAGCCTTGGTAAAATTATCGGATTTGGCGCTTGGGGTATGATTAGGGAGTGTCATACACCCATCGAAGATCAGCAAGATCAAAGGAATATAGAGAATAAAAAACCGGACCACTCaaaggcaaagaaaaaggccATGAAAATCATCAAGTTTAGAGATAACATGATGGTTAAGAGACAGGTCATGAGAGAAATTTCAGTATGGTCGAAACTATGTCATCCCAATATCCTTCCATTAACAAACTGGAAAGTAGAGGAAGACCTGGTAGCATACTGTTTAACAGACAAAATCGATCACGGAACGCTTTACGATTTGGTGGTATCATGGGGAGAATGCCATCACTCCAAAATATCATTAGATGAACGATGCCAAATAACGACTGCGTTGACATTGCAATTGATCGATGCAATCCAATATATGCATTCTAAACATATCGCGCATGGCGACATAAAATTAGAAAACTGTCTCATAGAGAAAGAATCGGAGAATTATAAAGACTGGAAGCTATTGTTGTGTGATTTTGGCATGAGCCACTTTTATGGCCGCTTCAACGATACTCAAACAGACCGCGAATCtattcaaatcaaatcattACTAGATGGATCTACGGTACgtataagaagaagaccttCTATTCCAAGATCCTCTTCATCGACTACAACAAGTACAAGCAACTCTGTCAGACCAAGCTCCAAATTAAGACAGCTTATTTTCGATAAAAAGTTAATTCATGATGATACCCCATTGAATGTTCATgcacaaaaaaataaagaaacttCCGAGCATTCCTCGCCAACCATAACATTTACCCAGAAAATAGATTCATTAACAAATATTCCTAATGATGGATTCGATCATATCAATGACAACGTAAGCAGAATAGGATCGTTGCCATACGCCGCACCGGAACTCCTTGAACCAAACCCACCTCCTATCGGTCCGAGTGCAGATATCTGGGCCGTCGGTGTCCTCATTTATACAATGCTTACGGGAAAATTGCCCTTCAAGCATGACTACGAACCAAGACTTCGTGCAATCATCACTTCTGGTAAGTATGATGTTAAAACTCTCAGCCAAGTCTGCAGTTGCGATCTAGATACCGTACCCCCACCAAATACCGAGGTTAAATATCAGAGCCTATTCAATGCTGTCAAGGGATGTCTAACAAAGGACCTTACTCGAAGGTGGGAGCTAGATATGATCAAAGTCGCCCTAACTaattattgaaagaatcCTCATCCATTAATATtttgaacttgaacttgtAATGACTAATAAAACTCTTAATGTATAATGATAATTAATAATATCGCATTCATCCACTCATCCACTCATCTAGGTATTACTAGCTCGTACGGTGTAGAAGTGTACTTTACAGGCCTAGTTCAACCTTTCTCTTTGGCAAATAAAACAGATCACATGATCACATGATCACGAACaatccgggtaacaagTTTAATCATTCAACATGTCCACGTGACCGACATTAGAAGCTAAAAAATTTCAACAGGCcaaattgaaagaagaagtcaaaaGGCTTCTCTACTAAAGgtttaaagaagaactttgaTAGTTTTAACAAGAAAGCAACTGGTTTTACTGTTCATAAAGGCTACATACAAGGCTTAGCAAAGGGAGTGAAACACTGTAAATATAGAAAAATGATTTATTTGAAGTCTTTATTGAAGGTTATCGACAATTCCGGTGCTCAAATTGCTGAATGTATCAAAGTTCTTGGGAAAGGTTCTCCAAAATCTCCAGGTAGAATCGGTGATAAGATCGTATGTGTTGTCAAAAAGGCTAAGCCTTTGACGCAAAATATTACTGGTCAATCCAACAATAACAGAGTGAAAAAGGGTGACATTGTCCACGCTGTTGTAGTGCGTACGAAGCAAAGAAATATGGTTCGTCCCGATGGATCGACGATTGCATTTGGGGATAACGCATGTGTTCtgatcaacaagaacaatggGGAGCCTCTAGGGTCCAGAATTATGGGTAAtgatggtgttgttggAAGGGAACTTAGAGATAAGGGCTACAACAAGATATGTGCATTGGCAAGTAAGGTTTTGTaaagagtttgaaaataatacaggaagaagaagaagaagaagaagaagaagaagtaaaaagagaaagaataaTGCGGACTAATGCACACATAGAAAGTATATCATGTATATAGAATAGATTGAAGAGCTATTAATCATCATAGTGTTGAAAATAACAAATAGCAAACAAGCCATCATAAAAGGTTATAACATGAGGTAGAAAAAAATGCGAGGTGTATGTAACCTCTTTTTAATGTATTAAAATGTTTTGCTTTGTTTTACGTTTACATGGCTCTTGGCGCATATGTGACACAACACTTGGTTCTTTTCATCCATGGTGTTTTGAGCAATCCATCGATAGTTATTCTTCTCTGGGGATcaacttggaaaatgtGATAAAGCGCAGCTGTTCTATACCGATTTAAATCTGAAGAGACATGCTTCatctcttcaaaaacataaTACTCATTACGCTTTGTCATATCTTCCAAGAAGGCATCATAAACAGGATCTTTCCCCTTAATAGCGATTTTCCATAGGTAATGGCCAAGAATCATAACGCAATATATGATACCGCAACTCCAACAGTCCACTAATCTAGGATCATATTGTTGTTTAGGAATAAACTCTTCTGGAGCGACGTATGGTTCAGATCCAGCTGCACCGACCTGGAAATGAGCTTTCTTTTCCCAGGCTGTTTGAAACACAGAACTGGTTCCAAAGTCGCAAATTTTCAATACGCCATTAGGCTGGAACAATAGATTCTCCGGTTTAATATCACAATGCGCCACACCATGTTCATGCATGTACTGTATACCATGTAATAGTTGTTTCATGAAACAGTCGGCTTCCAGCGGATGAAGGACAGATCcagattttgaagatctCGTTATCAAACTGTATAAATCTCCAGATGGACAAAATTCCATCACTTCGTAAAATGCTGAAGTTGTTTGCATCAAATCAATAACTTTCAGGATATTTGGATGAGATCTGGCAGTGTCATGTCTTGATTTGTTACCACCACTTAAAGATAAACCTATCACAAACTCTGATGTCAATCTAGTACTGaattttttccttggttCATCGGGCCTTGGCTTGAGTTCTTTCACCGCGTAGAATAGCTTATCGTCTTGGCGGTACGTGTTTTCTTCACGGTCATGGTCGTCCGAGTTGATGATCTTGTAACAAAGTTTTACAACACCATAAGCACCTTGCCCTATTACACCAATGGATTTTCCGTACTTGTCGCTCAAGTGCTGCTTTTTAGATGCATCATTAGTATCCGTCTTGGACAGATTCGACGAGAAGCTATTATCGATCTTTGTCGTTAGCTGGTTAATCAATTTTAGTTCTTCTGACCCAATGACAGACTTCTCATTAACAATTTTCGGTACATCTGGTGTTTTCAAATGGGAATATTCGCTTTCCTCGTTTGAATCTGTTTCGTTCTCTGTTGTTGCGGTTGAACGGCTAGAGATACCACCGTCAGTATCTCCATCCGATTCAGAACCTTCTGGCTTTCCATCATCTATTATCTGACTGAGCCTCTTATGGAAGTTGCAACGGTTGTTTGGTAGTAGAGACAGGGCTGTAGCCAAGTTTTCAGTTTCATCTGCTGCAGGACGATGActcttgaagaaacctGTTAGTGAAAATGAGTTTTTAGGCTTGTTTAAAGTTTGTTCTAAGTCATGTATCATGGGGGCAACTCTCAAGTGGTGTACGTGGTGACCGTCCTCGTAGACAGTGAATTGTTCTGATTTGTAGAAAACCTTGGCGTCTGGTTCGTGATGCAGTAAGATGTCAATACTTGACGTATTGGATCTTTCTCTGGAACTGGAACTGGAATTAGAACTAGGAGTTGATCCCTTTGGGTTCGCATGTGGTTTTATTGGAGGATTAGACATTGCCCTTGGACGAAATGAGAATGAGTTATTCTTATGCTGTTGAATGGACCGCCACCTTCTTGGCGCCTGGTCTTTATGATCAAACGATTTAGAAAGCTGATCATCAATGCTTTCGCACACAAGCGGATCCAAATCACCCACATGTGCTGCAGTATCGAATGGTATTGGCACCACCATTTTCTTACCGTATTCGGACTCATTCATGGAAACAGACGAGTTGTGTCTCTTTCCAGAGGATAAATCTTTGGTCAAGGGTAAACTTTCCAgagaatcttcttcatcaccatTGCTTCCTATGGAGCTATTTTCATGTATCGTGCTCACTTCTGCCTGACCCTTGTGCGCAAGGGAGAGTTTTCCAATGTTTGGCAATGCGACGTGTCTTGTAGGGGAAAGGCTTGGCGAAGCAGCACCTCTCCGACTACTCTTGAactccttttctttattcgCCGTTAGGTTCTTCAAACCGTTGGGCCTTTCTTTGACAACGTTAGAAGCCGGAGGTTCAGGAGATGCCGATGGTGCTGTTACTGAAGGAGTAGCAGGCGGAGGAGGCGGAGAAGGAGTGCCTGAAGCTGCGGCCGGAGTTGCCGACCCAGACTTAAACAAACCCTTTAGAGATTTCGATATCGATAGcgttcttttcaaagaagcCTCTCTAGAGAGGTGATGCGTATTTTCTGGTTCTGTACTGGGCATTTCTAACTGATTGACAGGCTGTATATGCGGCTGACCTTAAAACGATTTACTATGGTCGATCCTCTTCGAGACAGAACAAAATTAAAATCAGAGAcggagagagagagagagagaaaacCCACTGAAACTATTAAAACCGGCACCTAGATATTAATACAATACAAGCACACAACTACCTTGATGTTTATTTCTCCTCCAGACTGCAGAACAAATATAGTAGTACCCTATAGAAGCTGCACCAATGAATGAAACTCCACCCAATgaaaaaaccaaacaaaaaaccaaaccaaaggCACAGATTATAAATCTATTACCCACTAGAATGTGAACTATTGAAGCTCAAGCTCGTAGCACCAGTAGAAGGAATGATATCTGATTcacaaacaaatatttaaaaaaaaacagcgCAAATATTCTCTTTAAAAGACTATAATAAACTGGAAATGAAAGCGATTTGGCGCTCAAACAACACTCTAAACAAACAAACGACCTCACAAATTGTAAACAATCCTGTTAGTGCCACAAAACAATGTTTCTTGCGGCCCCTTTCCCCA
The Kluyveromyces marxianus DMKU3-1042 DNA, complete genome, chromosome 1 DNA segment above includes these coding regions:
- the SNU114 gene encoding U5 snRNP GTPase SNU114, translated to MDEDLYDEFGNFIGDPTELADSDDASESYESDDERNENERIEDDNENRDLVLRDNNGPLDEDVDVLVEIEDREPEKPLVEGSNGRRREEHDNANKRAPKVLFDRDYLMDIFKIQDRQLNIGVFGALHSGKTSFVDMFAMDTHQNLPSLTKKAKEGWEPARYLDNATIEKERGVSLRLNGMSFAYESSRGRTYAVTMLDSPGHVNFWDDVGITMRACQYGVIVIDVIEGINSIVSKLIRELSKNGIPFVIVLNKIDRLILDLKLPVVDAYHKLQHTVDEINTYTRKRYSPELGNVLFGSTKFGFLFSIDSFVASFYAKGLKQKTDQFVAHLWGQINYRDGGFYQTEFITESIAFIQFILKPIYKVFTQTLSASEDSLRRIIETHFHVRLSDELLAKDPQPLLYGVFHAILPHYTCFIDAIEHLNRERVVGITSTNADSDTGTTTIQVLRHMDHEGSSWSLCRVIAGSVKRGNKLFIFNEAVESVDASEENEHSKITVEKIALLGGRYVYEIKEAHKGQIVLLKGLEDQYTKYATLSSVIETPLPPIDFLNESVFKLALQPQKPSELPRLLKGLQKANYMYPALVVRVEESGECIIMGTGELYLDCVMEELRHTFSEIEIKVSPPLVQFAESCDTESFASIPVSSNNNIVSISVMAEKLDGKIVRDLTHGEISPAELNDARKFSKRLRTEYGWDSLAARNCWGLSQCNVFIDDTLPEETDKKLLKQFRPYILQGFEWAVKEGPLADERIHACQFKLLEFKLQKDKLDDFIPSQLVPMTRKACYIALMTATPIIMEPIYEVDIIVSGVLETVVEGLIKRRRGGRIYKTEKILASPFIEIKAQLPVIESVGFETDLRVATTGAGMCQMHFWNKIWRKVPGDVLDEEAFIPKLKPAPNASLSRDFVMKTRRRKGLSESGHVVQDGPSLKSYIDNELYEKLKQKGLV
- the ERG20 gene encoding bifunctional (2E,6E)-farnesyl diphosphate synthase/dimethylallyltranstransferase, producing MSDNRTKFLNVFPSLVKELRDILAGYGMPEEAIQWYEKSLNYNSVGGKLNRGLSVVDTYALLKGYKSVDELSDEEYKKVAILGWCIELLQAYFLVADDMMDKSITRRGQPCWYKVPNVGEIAINDAFMLEGAIYCLLKNHFRQEPYYVDILELFHDVTFQTELGQLLDLITAPEDKVDLSKFSLEKHSFIVIFKTAYYSFYLPVALALYAAGITDPRDLKQARDVLIPLGEYFQIQDDYLDCFGKPEDIGKIGTDIQDNKCSWVINIALKKASPEQRKVLDENYGRKDAEKEQKCRAVFNELDIESIYHEYEEKVASELRAKIANIDESRGFKAEVLTLFLNKIYHRKK
- the NNK1 gene encoding protein kinase NNK1; this encodes MSSSYDVISGIKRSSTPTLYERDFPSEVVSVGSLQSLAQREAKESESFQLRHKNDSYSHSVDSVSGSNNNNHGEEEEDNDEHLSFKPRRRLKGDGILGLENDSSSRLARVYSDSEKANFNDVTGIRMYDDMKYRPMHFPNNSTDTTANSESVAQDPVPIEINAKPDVGGYRRPRLPQTTRRRFSSGESPMRHPYFKDQFHHDAIPLFNDMQDEYIPDFDFSEAVSRWQSSEDANTLTRFNTWESEFLDKNQKESILHLDDLHSQVEPIPLPNAKPEKQQLHIPISRPDSSSLFSPSSLKTPPAMLEISDQDIERIVRSIPSDFINMPFSQRKKIIQDISPGHDYKTIMNILKRDKLSRSGSLNNIRSRHGSVASKYLNSFTPGSNSFKRDDKSSVVLGYSLGKIIGFGAWGMIRECHTPIEDQQDQRNIENKKPDHSKAKKKAMKIIKFRDNMMVKRQVMREISVWSKLCHPNILPLTNWKVEEDLVAYCLTDKIDHGTLYDLVVSWGECHHSKISLDERCQITTALTLQLIDAIQYMHSKHIAHGDIKLENCLIEKESENYKDWKLLLCDFGMSHFYGRFNDTQTDRESIQIKSLLDGSTVRIRRRPSIPRSSSSTTTSTSNSVRPSSKLRQLIFDKKLIHDDTPLNVHAQKNKETSEHSSPTITFTQKIDSLTNIPNDGFDHINDNVSRIGSLPYAAPELLEPNPPPIGPSADIWAVGVLIYTMLTGKLPFKHDYEPRLRAIITSGKYDVKTLSQVCSCDLDTVPPPNTEVKYQSLFNAVKGCLTKDLTRRWELDMIKVALTNY
- the QCR8 gene encoding ubiquinol--cytochrome-c reductase subunit 8, with product MGGPHAKTYMGWWGSIGSPAQKGITMYSVSPYAQKPLNNIFNNAVFNTFRRVKSQALYVILPFSIYWAWWVNCRDYNAYLYTKAGREELERVNV
- the MRPL38 gene encoding mitochondrial 54S ribosomal protein uL14m (mitochondrial) translates to MIYLKSLLKVIDNSGAQIAECIKVLGKGSPKSPGRIGDKIVCVVKKAKPLTQNITGQSNNNRVKKGDIVHAVVVRTKQRNMVRPDGSTIAFGDNACVLINKNNGEPLGSRIMGNDGVVGRELRDKGYNKICALASKVL
- the EBP2 gene encoding Ebp2p — its product is MAKGYKLKELLQRQKAVEGAEKKEVSKQNKRSAKSKSEEDAPVTVSKEDLKAKKAAEAAAEAESESESENEASGEPEEYESKALSRKEKRKLKKLAKKQEQPVEEAESEEDEEEESEEERLDLEKLANSDSDSDDEEDEEEEEEEEEKKQEEEEEEEEEEEEDVPLSDVEFDDDADVVPYQKTTVNNIKAIKDALERVQLPWEKHSFQEHQAVTSQLLTDENIKDIYDDTERELAFYKQSLDAVVIAREKLKKLKVPFKRPLDYFAEMVKSDEHMDRLKSKLVKEASEKKAREEARKQRNLKKFGKQVQVATLQQRQKEKRETLDKIKDLKKKRKHNEIGGDDFDIGVEDAAETETKRKPNFKRQAKNSKYGMGGMKRFKRKNDAQSSAEMPEFSTRKMKGKAPRPGKSKRSRRH